One Papaver somniferum cultivar HN1 chromosome 10, ASM357369v1, whole genome shotgun sequence genomic window carries:
- the LOC113315323 gene encoding putative F-box protein At4g38870, with amino-acid sequence MKGPLYSLLIGFELDASDFNNNDIRTPFSLLDGRTLCEILVRLPVKSLLQVKRVCKHWRTVVQDPYFVGLHYIRSKACPKLLIFVSRNIGRLLFSVDLVEGGVLVDQMKVELPCDHDPVQILNPVNGLVCFIDFMGKVLIYNPRTRDKTNWIGSRVWEEEKRRNSPIYGFGFDSNTKEHKVVCLWQSTGVGYKIGANDVCEVLTIGQNTWRKIDDIPPYKAHGELVYVNGAVYWLSTYNYFDVSTCVDAKSIVAFDVGREC; translated from the coding sequence atgaaagGACCGCTCTACTCATTgctaattggttttgagttggatgcctcgGACTTTAACAACAATGATATTAGAACCCCTTTTAGTCTACTTGATGGTCGGACTTTGTGTGAAATACTGGTCCGACTCCCGGTGAAGTCATTATTGCAGGTGAAGCGTGTTTGTAAACATTGGCGTACTGTAGTTCAAGATCCATACTTTGTTGGTTTACACTACATTCGATCAAAAGCTTGTCCAAAACTCCTTATTTTTGTTAGCAGGAACATTGGGAGGCTTTTGTTTTCAGTGGACTTGGTTGAGGGCGGAGTGCTTGTAGATCAGATGAAAGTTGAGTTACCTTGTGATCATGATCCAGTTCAAATTCTGAATCCTGTCAACGGTTTGGTGTGTTTCATAGATTTTATGGGTAAGGTTCTCATTTACAACCCTAGAACCAGAGACAAAACTAACTGGATTGGATCAAGGGTGtgggaagaagagaaaagaagaaatagCCCAATTTATGGATTTGGATTTGATTCCAATACTAAGGAACACAAAGTGGTTTGTTTATGGCAATCAACCGGTGTTGGATATAAAATTGGTGCTAATGATGTTTGCGAGGTCTTGACTATAGGGCAAAATACATGGAGAAAGATCGATGACATCCCACCTTACAAGGCGCACGGAGAACTTGTTTATGTGAATGGAGCAGTGTATTGGCTGAGTACTTACAACTATTTCGATGTGTCAACTTGTGTTGATGCTAAATCCATAGTAGCATTTGACGTTGGAAGGGAGTGTTAG